The DNA region TCCTGGAGGGCGGTGAGTACGTCTTCGACACCGGCGTCGGTGTCGAAGGTGGTGCTGTCGTGGTGGACGTCGTATCCGTCGCGGACCGCGACCCGGAGGCGGCGGTGTCCGCTGTCGTCGCCCGCGTGCACGGCCACGGCGGTGACGAAGGGCGGCGGTCCGCCCGTTTCGCCGGGCTGCTTGCGGTAGCCGCTGGCGATCGGCTCGTGCCAGCGGAGGCCGAGCAGGAGGTGTCGCTTGGTCACGGCCTCGGTGAGGTCGGTCTCGCGGAGGCCGTCGGTCTCCAGTACGACGGCTCGGGCGTCGAGGACGAGTGCGGCGGGCAGGAGACAGCGCAGGGTGCTGCCGACGAGGTTGCCGCCGACTGTGGCGGTGCGGCGCACGGCTCCGGTGCCGACGGTGGCGGCCGCCCGCCGCAGTGCCTCCGGTACGCGGCCGTCCATCTGGTGGAGCAGCACGGCCGCACCCAGCGCCTCGCGCTCGATCACTCCCGCCTCCGGCAGGTGACGCAGCGACATGGCCAGGTCGGGGAAGCCGTCGCGCTGCCAGGTGGCCCACACGAGCGTCGCACCGCCTATCGGCACCGCGCCCTCGGCCAGGCACTCCTGTGCTTCGGTCACGGACACGGGCAGACGAAGCAGCACGAGAATCCACCAGCCCTTCCGGCGAGTCGGTGGCGGGGAGCGGTCACCACACCTCGGCCACTTGATCACTGACATGGCGCATTCTTTCCCTGCGAAGGGGGGCGCGTGCAGGGCTCATCGGATCTCGCCGCGCGCCCCTCGCGCGCGGGGGGCGCGCGGCCGGCCGTGCTGTCCGGGTGCCGCACGACTGGCTTCGTGCGGGTGTGCCCGGGATGCACGGGGGCAGTCGGCGGATCGCTGTTCCGCCCCCGTGCCGCCGAAGGCTACGGCTGGGTCGGTCCCTCGGCCGGGAACCGGTACCGGGCCATTCCCTCCTCCGTGCCGACCTGTCGGAATCCGGCCTTGTGCAGCACGCGTACCGAGGCGGGGTTCGTGGTCTCGACGGTGGCGAGCACCGTGTGGACCTCCGGTGCGGTCAGGGCGAACTCGGTCAGGGCCCGGGTGGCCTCGGCCGCGTACCCGTGTCCGCGGCGGGTGGCGACGATGCCGTACCCGATTTCGAGGGCGCCCTGGGTGGGCGGCCAGAACAGGCCGGCCGAGCCGATCACGCGGCCGCCATGGCGTTCGACGACGAGCCGGTGGCCGTAGGTGCCGAGCCACTCGGGGTGCTCGGCGAGGAGACCGGCGATGACCCGGTCGCCCTCGGCGGGGAAGTCCTCGGCCCAGTGGGCGAGCCGGGTGCCGTGCAGGACGGCGGTGACGTCGTCGCCGGACCACGGCCGCAGGACGAGGCGGTCGGTGCACAGGTCGACGTCGGTCGGTGAGAGGAAGGAAGACACGTGAGACTCCTGGTCGTCGGTACGACCCGGTCCGCGTGCTGACGGTGCGCGAACCGGACGAGGGCATGCTGAACACGACCGATGGCAGCCATATTCATCGACCTCCTCGCCCACCGCGATCACGCGTCCGTCGCGCCGTGCGACGCTACCGGCGCCCGCACGGCGGCGGCAACGGGATATCCCGGCCTCTGCGCCCTGATCCAGCCGTTCACGTCCGCGGCGAGGGGACGCCGTAACCCTGTGGCCCTCGGGGACACC from Streptomyces sp. ALI-76-A includes:
- a CDS encoding FAD binding domain-containing protein; this encodes MLLRLPVSVTEAQECLAEGAVPIGGATLVWATWQRDGFPDLAMSLRHLPEAGVIEREALGAAVLLHQMDGRVPEALRRAAATVGTGAVRRTATVGGNLVGSTLRCLLPAALVLDARAVVLETDGLRETDLTEAVTKRHLLLGLRWHEPIASGYRKQPGETGGPPPFVTAVAVHAGDDSGHRRLRVAVRDGYDVHHDSTTFDTDAGVEDVLTALQDTAVGALDAPGRAVVREHVTELLAGLPPR
- a CDS encoding GNAT family N-acetyltransferase — its product is MSSFLSPTDVDLCTDRLVLRPWSGDDVTAVLHGTRLAHWAEDFPAEGDRVIAGLLAEHPEWLGTYGHRLVVERHGGRVIGSAGLFWPPTQGALEIGYGIVATRRGHGYAAEATRALTEFALTAPEVHTVLATVETTNPASVRVLHKAGFRQVGTEEGMARYRFPAEGPTQP